From one Bacteroidota bacterium genomic stretch:
- a CDS encoding phosphatidate cytidylyltransferase: MNNFWQRILTGSVFTGSIVAAIWWGPVPFVLLFLLAALLSLNEFYSLIQNDGPEINRKFGMVCGFLLYLLIALRSYWSTAYKWEVLIFPLLSTIFIVELYRKKANPFSNIGFTLLGILYTVLPFALLMKFSVFSGDYDRGILLGYFLLLWSSDSFAYVFGNLFGKHRLFERISPKKSWEGSIGGGLSTLGVAHLLSIYQPQLPWLHWMIIGLIIIVTGTLGDLVESLLKRSLHVKDSGSILPGHGGLLDRFDALFLSTPFVWAFLEFIG; encoded by the coding sequence GTGAATAATTTCTGGCAACGTATTTTAACCGGCTCTGTTTTCACAGGAAGTATTGTAGCTGCTATCTGGTGGGGTCCGGTTCCATTTGTACTTCTGTTTTTACTGGCTGCATTGCTCAGTCTTAACGAATTTTACTCACTGATACAGAATGATGGTCCGGAGATCAACCGCAAGTTCGGAATGGTTTGCGGTTTTCTTTTATACCTTCTGATCGCATTGCGTTCTTATTGGTCAACAGCATATAAATGGGAAGTACTGATTTTCCCTTTACTCTCCACGATATTCATTGTTGAATTATACCGAAAAAAAGCAAATCCATTCAGTAATATAGGATTCACACTGCTTGGCATCCTCTACACCGTTTTGCCCTTCGCCCTCCTGATGAAGTTCTCTGTATTTAGCGGAGATTATGATCGTGGAATACTACTGGGCTATTTCCTTTTGCTTTGGAGCAGTGATAGTTTTGCCTATGTATTTGGAAACTTATTTGGCAAGCATCGTTTATTTGAAAGAATATCTCCTAAGAAATCATGGGAAGGAAGTATAGGTGGAGGTTTAAGTACTCTAGGTGTGGCGCATTTGCTGAGTATCTACCAGCCACAACTCCCCTGGTTACATTGGATGATCATCGGGTTGATTATTATTGTTACAGGCACCTTGGGAGACCTGGTGGAATCATTGCTCAAACGTAGCCTCCATGTGAAGGATTCCGGATCCATTTTACCGGGTCACGGTGGATTATTAGACCGATTTGACGCCCTCTTTCTGAGCACTCCTTTTGTGTGGGCATTTCTGGAATTTATTGGTTAA
- a CDS encoding DUF2007 domain-containing protein — MSSSLMTGKSNHSEPGFALLFASTKPLEVEAAISYLDEEGIHSFKINKKDSSYIFGEIELYVEEDQLTRAQMILTENNLL, encoded by the coding sequence ATGTCTTCGTCATTGATGACAGGGAAATCTAATCACTCAGAACCCGGCTTTGCACTCCTGTTTGCAAGCACCAAACCCTTAGAGGTGGAAGCTGCGATTTCTTATCTCGATGAGGAAGGGATTCATTCTTTTAAAATTAACAAGAAAGATTCCTCCTACATTTTTGGGGAGATTGAGTTATATGTGGAAGAGGATCAGTTAACACGGGCACAAATGATTCTTACGGAAAACAACTTGTTGTGA
- a CDS encoding LUD domain-containing protein produces MLLVFAEKAEAAGAKFFLIENELEFMEALVNLGAQYKWKNIVCVEDGLSNLLTECELPHHISTDHTDIIDVAVSTCECMIARTGSIVISSKVQSRNAPAYTPIHIILGKSSQITQDLKDAISWIRYKYPKLPSSINIITGPGRTADIEGKAIIGAHGPKQVYVFVIDDREI; encoded by the coding sequence TTGCTACTTGTATTTGCTGAAAAAGCAGAAGCGGCAGGAGCAAAATTTTTCCTGATTGAAAACGAATTGGAGTTCATGGAAGCGTTGGTGAATCTAGGCGCGCAATACAAGTGGAAGAACATTGTTTGTGTAGAGGATGGCCTGAGTAACCTCTTAACAGAATGTGAACTACCTCATCATATCAGCACTGACCATACTGACATCATTGACGTGGCCGTTAGTACTTGCGAATGCATGATTGCCAGAACAGGAAGCATAGTGATCTCTTCTAAAGTGCAATCCAGAAATGCACCGGCCTATACTCCTATTCATATTATCCTTGGCAAATCCAGTCAGATCACACAGGATCTGAAAGATGCTATCAGTTGGATTCGTTATAAATATCCCAAGCTCCCTTCTTCTATCAACATCATCACCGGCCCCGGTCGTACTGCTGACATTGAAGGAAAGGCAATCATCGGAGCTCATGGTCCCAAACAAGTTTATGTCTTCGTCATTGATGACAGGGAAATCTAA
- the ftsH gene encoding ATP-dependent zinc metalloprotease FtsH, producing MSEQSQKEEKNKTGSNFTKPKPPRFNFNLYWIYALVLFVIIIINSFDFGNHAREATWSQFSTWIRRGDVDKVVVVNKEVVNVFIKKTSLAKPEFKTVAKKAFGNGLNEGPHFAFTIGDVGSFKKDLDDVQKDLPEANRVNIIYNNNDRSYWDVLSWIFPFILLIGIYMFFMRRMGSGPGGSQIFNIGKSKATLFDKDLHVKVTFNDVAGLEEAKIEVMEIVDFLKTPKKYTQLGGKIPRGALLVGPPGTGKTLLAKAVAGEAQVPFFSLSGSDFVEMFVGVGASRVRDLFRQAKEKAPSIIFIDEIDAIGRARGKQPSFSANDERESTLNQLLTEMDGFGSNSGVIILAATNRADILDRALLRPGRFDRQIYVELPDLNGRKEIFKVHAKPLKLDPGLDLDFLAKQTPGFSGADIANLCNEAALIAARHNKTSIGHQDFLDAVDRIVGGLEKKNKIISVHEKKVIAYHESGHAAVSWLLQHTAPLVKVTIVPRGNSLGAAWYLPEERQITTKEQIMDEICAALGGRAAEAVTFGSISTGALSDLEKITKQAYATVAVFGLNEELGNISYYDSSGNADYSFTKPYSEKTAELIDSEVKKMIDEAYVRTVDLLRANKSKLDALATRLLEKEVIYKEDLEKIFGKRIWDKEDNDKLVNALPSNGSTISTPPSPTPAEENIATTGSTTETV from the coding sequence ATGTCTGAGCAATCGCAAAAAGAAGAAAAAAATAAAACAGGCAGTAATTTCACTAAACCGAAACCGCCTCGATTCAACTTCAATCTATACTGGATTTATGCATTAGTGCTATTTGTTATCATTATTATTAACTCATTCGACTTTGGTAATCACGCCAGAGAAGCGACATGGTCTCAATTTTCTACGTGGATCAGGAGGGGAGATGTTGATAAAGTAGTAGTGGTCAATAAGGAAGTTGTTAATGTCTTTATTAAAAAGACAAGTCTCGCAAAGCCCGAGTTTAAAACAGTCGCTAAAAAAGCTTTCGGGAACGGTCTGAATGAAGGTCCGCATTTCGCTTTTACCATCGGGGATGTAGGTAGTTTCAAGAAAGATCTTGATGATGTACAAAAGGATCTGCCTGAAGCAAATCGGGTAAATATTATTTACAACAATAATGATCGTAGCTACTGGGATGTATTGAGCTGGATTTTCCCCTTTATACTTCTGATCGGAATATATATGTTTTTTATGCGGAGGATGGGCTCCGGGCCTGGAGGAAGTCAGATTTTTAATATTGGAAAATCGAAGGCCACTTTATTCGATAAGGATTTACATGTAAAAGTTACATTTAATGACGTTGCCGGTCTGGAAGAAGCCAAAATAGAGGTGATGGAAATTGTTGATTTCCTTAAAACTCCTAAGAAATACACCCAACTGGGAGGTAAAATTCCAAGAGGCGCACTCTTAGTAGGCCCTCCGGGAACAGGTAAAACACTTTTGGCGAAGGCCGTTGCCGGTGAAGCACAAGTTCCTTTCTTTTCGCTGTCAGGTTCTGATTTCGTGGAGATGTTTGTGGGAGTGGGCGCCAGTCGTGTGCGTGACCTTTTCCGTCAGGCGAAGGAGAAAGCGCCCAGTATTATTTTTATTGATGAGATAGACGCCATTGGAAGAGCAAGGGGAAAACAACCTTCTTTTAGCGCCAATGATGAGCGGGAGAGTACTTTGAATCAGTTGTTGACAGAGATGGATGGATTTGGATCCAATTCAGGTGTCATCATTTTAGCAGCAACCAACCGTGCTGATATTTTGGATAGGGCATTGCTTCGTCCGGGGCGTTTCGACAGACAGATCTATGTTGAGCTTCCTGATCTGAATGGTAGGAAGGAAATATTTAAAGTACATGCAAAACCACTGAAACTGGATCCGGGTCTGGATCTTGATTTCCTGGCCAAGCAAACTCCGGGATTCTCCGGTGCAGATATTGCCAACTTATGTAATGAAGCAGCTTTGATCGCGGCACGACATAATAAAACATCTATTGGCCATCAGGATTTTCTGGATGCCGTAGATCGTATCGTGGGTGGACTGGAGAAGAAAAATAAAATCATCTCCGTTCATGAAAAGAAAGTGATCGCCTATCATGAATCAGGACATGCTGCGGTCAGCTGGTTGCTCCAACATACTGCTCCATTGGTAAAAGTCACTATTGTTCCCAGAGGTAACTCCCTGGGAGCGGCATGGTATCTGCCTGAAGAAAGACAAATTACCACCAAGGAGCAAATCATGGATGAAATTTGTGCTGCTCTGGGTGGACGTGCTGCGGAAGCAGTAACTTTTGGTTCCATTTCAACAGGTGCTTTGAGCGATCTGGAAAAAATTACCAAACAGGCGTATGCTACTGTAGCAGTTTTCGGACTTAATGAAGAGTTGGGCAATATCAGTTACTATGATTCTTCAGGAAATGCTGACTATTCTTTTACCAAACCATACAGTGAAAAGACGGCTGAATTGATAGATTCAGAAGTTAAGAAAATGATTGACGAAGCTTATGTTCGGACTGTTGATTTACTTCGGGCGAACAAGTCTAAATTGGATGCATTGGCAACACGATTATTAGAAAAAGAGGTCATCTACAAGGAAGATCTGGAGAAAATTTTCGGAAAACGAATCTGGGATAAAGAGGACAACGATAAACTCGTAAATGCCCTTCCCTCCAATGGAAGTACGATAAGTACTCCGCCATCGCCAACTCCTGCAGAGGAGAATATTGCTACAACAGGAAGTACTACTGAAACTGTTTAA
- a CDS encoding biotin--[acetyl-CoA-carboxylase] ligase, with the protein MNLILLTSVDSTNNYLQELSEKGLAEEGTIVLSLEQSKGKGQRGSDWESKPGFGLYVSILLKPKNWTVEKQYILNKAVAVGVAWYIDSKTDKDVRIKWPNDILIAEKKVAGILIENVIRGEIVSSVIAGIGINLNQNDFTREFETPATSLKIVTGKNFDPETEAVELFREVWKAYNQIIAGESETMEEHYSHYLFKRGERALFIKGEGLFYGVLKSVDSSGAALIEENGRTIRATHPGTRFYLRDKRFRN; encoded by the coding sequence ATGAACCTGATCCTACTTACTTCTGTTGATTCTACTAACAATTATTTACAAGAACTCTCTGAAAAGGGTCTGGCTGAAGAGGGAACTATTGTCCTTAGTCTGGAGCAAAGCAAGGGTAAAGGACAGAGAGGAAGTGACTGGGAAAGCAAGCCGGGCTTTGGCCTGTACGTTTCTATTTTGTTAAAACCCAAGAATTGGACTGTTGAAAAGCAGTACATTTTGAATAAAGCCGTGGCAGTTGGTGTAGCCTGGTATATCGACTCAAAGACTGACAAAGATGTTCGCATTAAATGGCCTAATGATATCCTGATAGCAGAAAAGAAGGTTGCCGGGATACTAATCGAGAATGTCATTCGCGGCGAAATAGTATCGTCGGTGATCGCGGGAATAGGCATCAATCTGAACCAAAATGATTTTACAAGAGAGTTTGAAACACCTGCAACCTCTCTGAAAATCGTTACCGGAAAGAATTTTGATCCGGAAACGGAAGCAGTAGAATTATTCAGGGAAGTTTGGAAGGCATACAATCAGATTATAGCCGGGGAGTCAGAAACGATGGAAGAGCATTACAGTCATTATTTATTTAAGAGGGGAGAACGGGCTCTTTTTATAAAAGGAGAAGGGTTGTTTTACGGGGTTTTAAAATCGGTTGATTCCAGTGGTGCTGCCCTCATCGAAGAAAATGGCAGGACCATCAGAGCAACTCACCCCGGAACCCGCTTTTATTTAAGGGATAAACGTTTCAGGAATTAG
- a CDS encoding orotate phosphoribosyltransferase → MDETASKIAEFLLQIKAIKLQPEQPFTWASGWKSPIYCDNRVALSYPRVRTFIRQELVKLIESKFGRPDLIAGVATAAIAPGVLVAEAMGLPFVYIRSSAKDHGRQNTIEGEVQANQSAVVIEDLISTGGSSLKAVHELRSNNVLVKGLVSIFTYGFDIANENFRKAACPVYSLSNYDHLLQQAIQSGYVRKADLPALEAWRKNPEKWKGI, encoded by the coding sequence ATGGATGAAACCGCTTCAAAAATAGCCGAATTCCTGCTTCAAATCAAAGCGATTAAACTTCAGCCCGAACAACCGTTCACTTGGGCTTCGGGCTGGAAATCACCCATTTACTGCGATAACCGAGTAGCCCTGTCTTATCCGCGTGTCAGAACTTTCATTCGACAAGAGCTGGTTAAGCTCATCGAAAGCAAATTTGGGCGACCGGATTTAATTGCCGGTGTGGCCACAGCAGCCATTGCACCAGGGGTTTTAGTGGCAGAAGCGATGGGTCTTCCCTTTGTTTACATCCGTTCATCGGCTAAGGATCATGGCCGACAAAATACCATAGAAGGAGAAGTTCAGGCCAATCAATCGGCTGTGGTTATTGAAGATTTGATCTCCACCGGAGGGAGCAGTCTGAAAGCCGTTCATGAATTAAGATCGAATAATGTTTTAGTAAAAGGACTTGTCTCCATTTTCACCTACGGCTTTGATATAGCCAACGAAAATTTTAGAAAAGCCGCCTGCCCCGTGTATTCTTTAAGTAATTACGACCACCTTTTGCAACAAGCCATCCAAAGCGGATATGTCAGAAAAGCCGACCTCCCTGCACTCGAAGCCTGGAGAAAAAATCCCGAAAAGTGGAAAGGAATTTAA
- a CDS encoding NUDIX domain-containing protein, with amino-acid sequence MYNVYINERLLRFVSVHDLLGSADMVLKLTGDESKSNLRVLIDAFEQNLLTETMVLQSANIDKTWKTFKSLYTVMHAAGGVVINENHQLLMIFRNGKWDLPKGKIEAGEEADAAAIREVYEECGIGMLKLSKQIVTTFHTYPYKESKVLKKTYWFLMSTKDTATPVPQYEENILDVQWMNKTEIKKALLNSYASIARLLQEQVLEPEHGLLG; translated from the coding sequence ATGTATAATGTATATATCAATGAACGGTTACTTCGCTTTGTTAGTGTGCACGATCTTTTAGGTTCAGCCGATATGGTGCTGAAGCTGACCGGGGATGAATCCAAAAGCAATCTAAGGGTATTGATTGACGCTTTTGAACAGAATCTACTTACCGAAACAATGGTCTTGCAATCGGCGAATATTGATAAAACATGGAAGACATTCAAATCGCTTTATACGGTGATGCATGCTGCCGGAGGTGTTGTGATCAATGAAAATCATCAACTGTTGATGATTTTTAGAAATGGGAAATGGGATTTACCAAAAGGTAAGATTGAAGCGGGTGAAGAAGCAGATGCAGCGGCAATCCGAGAAGTGTATGAAGAATGCGGAATTGGAATGCTTAAATTATCAAAGCAAATTGTAACTACTTTTCATACCTACCCTTATAAAGAAAGTAAAGTCCTTAAAAAGACGTATTGGTTTTTGATGAGCACAAAGGATACTGCCACTCCGGTCCCTCAATATGAAGAGAATATTCTCGATGTTCAGTGGATGAATAAAACGGAAATTAAAAAGGCTCTGTTAAATAGTTATGCCTCTATCGCGAGACTTCTTCAGGAGCAGGTACTCGAACCTGAACATGGATTGTTGGGATAG
- a CDS encoding C40 family peptidase: MSYGICPLSLIPVRAEASHRSEQVTQILFGETFTILEQQQDWIKVHLNFDDYEGWIQKSQYYPLSLTEFNELQKSRVFLSYDLVQILINHQSITSILLGSDLPWFRSGNCRIGTTNYSFEGNARQSDVMAIGKMVVENAYMYLNAPYLWGGRSPFGIDCSGLTQMAYKLCGITLKRDAWMQSEQGQAVHLLDETQAGDLAFFDNEEGRITHVGILVAKNKIIHSSGQVRVDSIDHHGIFNNELRKYTHNLRLIKRIV; this comes from the coding sequence ATGAGCTACGGTATCTGCCCTTTAAGTCTTATTCCTGTCCGTGCGGAAGCTTCGCATCGTAGTGAACAGGTAACGCAGATACTCTTTGGTGAAACGTTTACAATACTGGAACAACAACAGGATTGGATAAAAGTACATTTGAATTTTGACGACTACGAAGGATGGATTCAGAAATCACAATATTATCCTTTATCACTGACGGAATTTAATGAATTACAAAAGAGCAGAGTCTTTCTGAGTTATGACCTTGTTCAGATTCTTATCAATCACCAAAGCATTACCTCTATTTTACTCGGCAGCGACTTACCCTGGTTTCGATCCGGAAACTGCAGAATTGGAACTACCAATTATAGCTTTGAAGGAAATGCCCGGCAATCGGATGTAATGGCCATCGGAAAAATGGTAGTTGAAAATGCCTACATGTATCTCAATGCGCCTTATCTCTGGGGTGGCAGAAGTCCATTTGGTATCGACTGTTCCGGATTGACGCAAATGGCTTATAAGTTATGTGGAATCACTTTAAAGCGTGATGCATGGATGCAATCAGAGCAGGGACAAGCTGTGCACCTTCTCGATGAAACTCAAGCCGGAGATCTTGCCTTTTTTGACAATGAAGAAGGTCGCATTACTCATGTTGGAATTCTTGTTGCCAAAAACAAAATCATTCATTCCTCCGGACAAGTTCGGGTTGACAGCATTGACCACCATGGAATTTTCAATAATGAGTTACGTAAATACACTCATAATCTTCGGTTGATAAAAAGAATAGTGTGA